In Pseudomonas oryzihabitans, the DNA window CAGCATACCGGGGCCGGGCGACCTTGAGTAGTCGCCTGACCCCGGGGTGGATCAGGCCTGCCGCGCTTCGGCGATGGTCTGATCCAGGGCGACGCCGGCACCGAACAGTCCCGGATATTCGGCTGTCACCAGCCAGGCCGGGATGTCCTTGAGGTAGGCACTGCTAGTCTTGCCCTTGTCAGCGAAGGCATGGGCGAAGGCCCCGCTCTGGAAGCGCTCGACGAAGCGCGGCAGGATGCCACCGGCGATATAGACGCCACCCAGGGCGCCCAGGGTCAGGGCCGCGTTTCCGGCCACCCGTGCCAGCCAGATGAAGAACTGCTCCAGTACGGCGTCGGCATAGGGATCACCCTTGAGCGCCAGCTCGCAGATGTCCGCCGCGCTGTGCAGGGCGGCGGTACGGCCGTCCAGCTCGCAGCTTGCATGATAGAGGTTGACCAGGCCGCTGCCGGACACCACGCGCTCAGCGGAGACGTGATTGCCGAACTGGCGCTTGAGGATCTTCCAGATATCGAATTCACGCTGGGTGTTGATCGGCAGATCGACGTGACCGCCCTCGCTCGGCAGCACGATCCAGCGATCCTTGCCACTGGGCACCAGGCTGGCGAGACCCAGGCCGGTGCCGGGACCGATCACCAGGCGCGGACGGGTCGGCAAGGCGATGCCGTCACGGACCTGTACGGAGTCAGCCGGATCCAGGCGGGCGATGGCCCAGGCCATGGACGTGAAGTCGTTGATCAACAGCAGATGGGTCAGACCCAGCTCGCGGCAGAACTGCTCGCGCTTGATCACCCAGTGATTGTTGGTGAAGCGGAAGTCACCCTCGCCGACCGGGCCCGCGCAGGCGAGGCACACGGCGGTGATGTCATCCAGCGCCACGCCGGTCTGCGCCAGGTACTTGCGTACCGCGTCTTCCGGACAGGCGTAATCCGCACAGGCGAAGACCTCGATGGCCTCCAGGCGACCGTCGCGCCACAGGGCGAAGCGGGCATTGGTGCCCCCGATGTCGCCAACCAAAGCCAAACTCATTTCAGCGCCTCCAGGCTGGAAGTGAATGCACTGGCACCCGATTCAGCCGTGCTCATGGCGCCGCGCATGAAGGCGAACAACTCACGACCACAGCCTACCCCGGTGCCCTGGGGCGCTTCGACCGCCTGACGGGCCATCCATTCGTCCGCCGGGACCAGAATCTTCAGTTCCCCGGTACGCCCATCGACACGGATGAGATCACCGTCACAGACCTTGGCCAGCGGACCGCCATCGATGGCTTCCGGACAGACGTGAATCGCCGCCGGAACCTTGCCCGAGGCGCCGGACATGCGGCCGTCGGTGACCAGAGCCACCTTGTAACCACGGTCCTGCAACACACCAAGATAGGGAGTGAGCTTGTGCAGCTCGGGCATGCCCAGGGCCTTGGGTCCCTGGAAGCGTACCACCGCGACGAAATCCTGCTCCAGTTGGCCGGCCTTGAAGGCCTCTGCCAATTCGCTCTGGTCGTGGAAGACGCGCGCCGGCGCTTCCACCAGCTGGTGCTTGGGCGCCACGGCCGACACCTTCATCACCCCGCGGCCGAGGTTGCCCTGCATGACGCGCAGGCCACCCTCTTCGTTGAACGGCCGACTGGCCGGACGCAGGATGTCTTCGTCCAGGCTCTCGGCGCGCCCGGTGCGCCACTCCAGCTTGCCCTCCACCAGGAAGGGCTCCTGCAGGTAGCGCGACAAGCCGCGGCCCATGATGGTGTTGACGTCTTCATGCAGCAGCCCGGCTTCGAGCAGGGTGTGCACCATGAAGTTGACGCCACCCGCGGCATGGAAATGGTTCACATCGGCCTTGCCGTTGGGATAGACCTGCGCCAGGGTCGGGGTGACCGCCGAGATCTCGGCCATGTCGTCCCAGGTCAGCTGGATGCCGGCGGCCTGGGCGATGGCCGGGATGTGCAGGGTATGGTTGGTCGAGCCACCGGTGGCGCTCAGGGCGACCACGGAGTTGACGATGGACTTCTCATCGACGATCTCGCCCAGCGGCATGAAGTTGCCGCCCTGGTGAGTGATGCGGGTCACCTGGCGCGCCGCCTCGCGGGTGAGTTCGTCACGCAGCGGGGTGTAGGGGTTGACGAAGGAAGAACCCGGCAGGTGCAGGCCCATCACTTCCATCACCACTTGATTGGTGTTGGCGGTGCCATAGAAGGTGCAGGTACCGGGGCTGTGGTAGGACTTCATCTCCGATTCCAGCAGCTCTTCGCGGGTGGCCTTGCCCTCGGCGAAGGCCTGGCGCACGCGTGCCTTCTCCTTGTTGGAGATGCCCGACGGCATGGGGCCGCCCGGCACGAAGATCATCGGCAGATGGCCGAAGCGCAGCGCGCCGATCATCAGGCCGGGGATGATCTTGTCGCAGATGCCCAGCAGCAGCGCCGCGTCGAACATGTTGTGCGACAGGGCCACCGCAGTGGACATGGCGATGACTTCACGACTCGCCAGGCTCAGCTCCATGCCGGCCTCGCCCTGGGTCACGCCGTCGCACATGGCCGGCACGCCACCGGCGAACTGACCGACGGAGCCGATCTCGCGCAGGGCCTGTTTGATCAGCTCCGGGTAGTGCTCGTAGGGCTGATGAGCCGACAACATGTCGTTGTAGCTGGAAACGATGGCGACGTTGGCCTGGTCCATCAAACGGAGGCGCTGCTTATCCGTCGAGGATCCAC includes these proteins:
- a CDS encoding glucokinase, which encodes MSLALVGDIGGTNARFALWRDGRLEAIEVFACADYACPEDAVRKYLAQTGVALDDITAVCLACAGPVGEGDFRFTNNHWVIKREQFCRELGLTHLLLINDFTSMAWAIARLDPADSVQVRDGIALPTRPRLVIGPGTGLGLASLVPSGKDRWIVLPSEGGHVDLPINTQREFDIWKILKRQFGNHVSAERVVSGSGLVNLYHASCELDGRTAALHSAADICELALKGDPYADAVLEQFFIWLARVAGNAALTLGALGGVYIAGGILPRFVERFQSGAFAHAFADKGKTSSAYLKDIPAWLVTAEYPGLFGAGVALDQTIAEARQA
- the edd gene encoding phosphogluconate dehydratase translates to MHPRVLEVTQRLVERSRPTRERYLAMIRAAASDGPQRGKLQCANFAHGVAGCGSSTDKQRLRLMDQANVAIVSSYNDMLSAHQPYEHYPELIKQALREIGSVGQFAGGVPAMCDGVTQGEAGMELSLASREVIAMSTAVALSHNMFDAALLLGICDKIIPGLMIGALRFGHLPMIFVPGGPMPSGISNKEKARVRQAFAEGKATREELLESEMKSYHSPGTCTFYGTANTNQVVMEVMGLHLPGSSFVNPYTPLRDELTREAARQVTRITHQGGNFMPLGEIVDEKSIVNSVVALSATGGSTNHTLHIPAIAQAAGIQLTWDDMAEISAVTPTLAQVYPNGKADVNHFHAAGGVNFMVHTLLEAGLLHEDVNTIMGRGLSRYLQEPFLVEGKLEWRTGRAESLDEDILRPASRPFNEEGGLRVMQGNLGRGVMKVSAVAPKHQLVEAPARVFHDQSELAEAFKAGQLEQDFVAVVRFQGPKALGMPELHKLTPYLGVLQDRGYKVALVTDGRMSGASGKVPAAIHVCPEAIDGGPLAKVCDGDLIRVDGRTGELKILVPADEWMARQAVEAPQGTGVGCGRELFAFMRGAMSTAESGASAFTSSLEALK